A genomic region of Gemmatimonadaceae bacterium contains the following coding sequences:
- a CDS encoding GAF domain-containing sensor histidine kinase — translation MTGSPAAEPSSMQQRLRRLEVATAALITDVSLEAVLQRVVQVAAEVIEARYAAIGVIGPDGKRLESFVTHGIDPELGRRIGAPPNGHGVLGLVIKEAKPIRLPDLAAHPSSYGFPPNHPPMHSFLGVPIIGRRGVFGNLYVTEKIGGHEFTEEDEDIAILLAANAAAAVENARHHEESARLLDEVQQLQRMRERFFAMVNHELRNALAAVYGWSEMLVRKRDPATVPRAAFEVLGSAEHAIHLINDLLDLSRLDEDRLKPVIRMVEPSAMARRAMGRETPAADQRGITFRLAVSRDLPNCATDVNRVEQILINLLGNAIKYAPERSVVQVSITSRDGRVAYDVEDEGPGVAPSEVERIFDIYVSRGEEESRGVGLGLPLSRRLARLLGGELRAVSIPGKGGHFILEIPAISS, via the coding sequence ATGACTGGATCACCAGCCGCCGAGCCGTCGTCGATGCAGCAGCGTCTCAGAAGGCTCGAGGTCGCGACTGCGGCGCTCATCACCGACGTGTCTCTCGAGGCGGTGCTCCAGCGCGTCGTGCAAGTGGCCGCAGAGGTGATCGAGGCGCGCTACGCCGCCATTGGAGTGATCGGCCCGGACGGAAAACGCCTGGAGAGCTTCGTAACGCATGGGATCGACCCCGAGCTGGGGCGCCGGATTGGAGCGCCGCCTAACGGGCACGGCGTCCTTGGCCTGGTCATCAAGGAGGCCAAGCCGATTCGGCTGCCGGATCTCGCTGCCCACCCCAGCTCCTACGGGTTTCCACCGAACCACCCGCCGATGCATTCCTTTCTCGGCGTCCCGATCATCGGAAGGCGAGGTGTGTTCGGGAACCTCTACGTGACCGAGAAGATCGGTGGCCACGAGTTCACCGAGGAGGACGAGGACATCGCGATACTGCTGGCGGCCAATGCTGCCGCGGCAGTCGAGAACGCGCGGCACCATGAAGAGAGTGCCCGACTGCTCGACGAGGTGCAGCAGCTACAGCGCATGCGAGAGCGGTTCTTCGCGATGGTGAACCACGAGCTCAGAAACGCGTTGGCGGCGGTCTACGGATGGTCGGAAATGCTCGTGCGGAAACGGGATCCGGCGACAGTCCCGCGCGCCGCCTTCGAGGTCTTGGGCTCGGCCGAACACGCGATCCATCTCATCAACGACTTGCTGGATCTGAGCCGCTTGGACGAGGATCGTCTGAAGCCCGTCATCAGGATGGTCGAGCCATCGGCCATGGCCAGGCGCGCGATGGGCCGCGAAACTCCTGCCGCCGATCAGAGAGGGATCACCTTCAGGCTGGCGGTGAGTCGCGATCTGCCTAACTGCGCAACCGATGTCAATCGAGTCGAGCAGATTCTGATTAACCTGCTCGGCAACGCCATCAAGTACGCTCCCGAGCGAAGCGTCGTGCAGGTGAGCATCACGTCGCGCGACGGACGCGTTGCCTATGACGTCGAGGATGAGGGCCCGGGAGTGGCGCCGAGCGAGGTGGAGCGAATCTTCGACATATACGTGAGCAGGGGAGAGGAGGAGAGTCGTGGAGTTGGCTTGGGGCTGCCGCTCTCACGGCGACTCGCGCGCTTGCTCGGAGGTGAGCTTCGCGCCGTCTCGATCCCCGGCAAGGGAGGGCATTTCAT
- a CDS encoding PQQ-binding-like beta-propeller repeat protein yields MQMKHAWLCFAVATVSVVPAQAQTNWSTYGGSDWNQRWSTLAQINVRNVKNLVPRIVFQTGTGKLGSFETTPIVVDGRMYVTTPNSEAIIAYDLRTKKQLWRQEPKIGPVITCCGPVNRGVAIGGGMVFVGTLDARLLAFDALTGEPKWEAQDADPSLSYSITMAPLVVGDNVIVGVSGGEYGIRGHLTAYNITTGKQVWRWYSIPAPGDDPVATNGWWGTWATKAENADLHRDIAKEKADSAKYADAWQRGGGGVWTTPAYDKASNTIFVTVGNPSPDLDGTARPGDNLFTDAMVAIDAATGKTKWYYQTVPHDVWDLDATSPSVVAMLGNRKVVLHAGKTGWLYVVDASTGKLVRKSQNFVPQENMFALPTPEGTRMLPGANGGSEWSPISVDPKLEYAFVAGLHQPMNYKTHPAPWEKGRLWLGSAFVAAPGEPQYGLFSAVDLKTGKIAWQNKVDQPMMGGSLATAGGLVFTGEGNGNFNAFDAKTGKLLWQFHAGAGCNAAPMTFEMDGEQFIAVACGGNFQLSYPLGDAVMIFGLPKPWAAR; encoded by the coding sequence ATGCAGATGAAACACGCATGGCTGTGTTTTGCCGTGGCGACGGTCAGCGTCGTACCCGCACAGGCACAGACTAACTGGTCGACGTACGGCGGAAGTGACTGGAACCAACGATGGTCCACGCTCGCGCAGATCAATGTTCGGAACGTGAAGAACCTCGTGCCCAGAATCGTATTCCAGACGGGCACCGGCAAACTCGGCTCGTTCGAGACCACTCCCATCGTGGTCGACGGCAGGATGTACGTGACGACGCCAAACAGCGAGGCAATTATCGCGTACGATCTGCGAACCAAGAAGCAGTTGTGGAGACAGGAGCCGAAGATCGGACCGGTCATCACGTGTTGTGGACCGGTCAACCGTGGCGTCGCAATCGGCGGCGGCATGGTGTTCGTCGGGACGCTCGACGCACGATTGCTCGCTTTTGACGCGCTCACTGGCGAGCCGAAGTGGGAAGCGCAGGACGCGGATCCGTCGCTCAGCTACAGCATCACGATGGCGCCGCTCGTGGTAGGTGACAACGTCATTGTCGGCGTGTCCGGAGGCGAGTACGGCATTCGCGGTCACCTCACGGCATACAACATCACCACGGGCAAGCAGGTGTGGCGCTGGTACTCGATCCCCGCCCCGGGTGACGACCCCGTGGCGACTAACGGATGGTGGGGTACCTGGGCGACCAAGGCGGAAAACGCCGACCTCCATCGGGACATCGCGAAGGAGAAGGCTGACAGCGCCAAGTATGCCGATGCATGGCAGCGCGGCGGCGGCGGCGTGTGGACGACGCCCGCGTACGACAAAGCGTCCAACACCATCTTCGTCACGGTAGGCAATCCGTCACCGGACTTGGACGGTACGGCGCGCCCGGGTGACAACCTCTTCACCGACGCCATGGTCGCGATCGACGCGGCCACCGGAAAGACCAAGTGGTACTACCAGACCGTGCCCCACGACGTCTGGGACCTCGATGCCACGTCGCCGTCGGTGGTCGCGATGTTAGGCAACAGGAAAGTTGTTCTTCACGCCGGCAAGACCGGCTGGCTCTACGTGGTCGACGCGTCCACCGGAAAGTTGGTGCGCAAGAGCCAGAACTTCGTGCCGCAGGAGAACATGTTCGCGCTGCCCACTCCCGAAGGGACGCGGATGCTGCCCGGTGCTAACGGAGGCTCCGAGTGGTCGCCGATCTCGGTGGATCCCAAGCTCGAATACGCTTTCGTCGCGGGTCTCCATCAGCCGATGAACTACAAGACGCACCCCGCACCGTGGGAGAAGGGTCGACTGTGGCTCGGCTCCGCATTCGTCGCCGCTCCTGGAGAGCCGCAGTATGGTCTGTTCTCGGCGGTGGACCTGAAGACGGGCAAGATCGCATGGCAGAACAAAGTTGATCAGCCAATGATGGGCGGATCGCTCGCAACCGCCGGCGGTCTCGTTTTCACGGGCGAAGGCAACGGCAACTTCAATGCGTTCGACGCGAAGACAGGCAAGCTGTTGTGGCAGTTCCACGCCGGCGCCGGGTGCAATGCCGCACCCATGACGTTCGAGATGGACGGAGAACAGTTCATCGCCGTCGCGTGCGGCGGCAATTTCCAACTCAGTTACCCACTCGGCGATGCCGTGATGATCTTCGGCTTGCCGAAACCGTGGGCGGCACGATGA
- a CDS encoding sulfocyanin-like copper-binding protein encodes MMKKLLATVALAVMVPTVASAQRQAVDPHWLSVDASAKTARFQLIAGLTGTNGALNFNGFADGGLTIVIPVGWTVEMDFFNHDGMLPHSAIVVAAKLPMQAAPSDPAIPRAFTVKMSEGLPPLGKDTMRFTAAPAGDYFIVCGVPGHAAAGMWIRLQISSTVTAPTMSATQPPK; translated from the coding sequence ATGATGAAAAAGCTTCTCGCGACGGTGGCGCTCGCCGTGATGGTGCCCACCGTCGCGAGCGCCCAGCGACAGGCGGTGGACCCCCACTGGCTGTCGGTGGACGCAAGTGCGAAGACGGCGCGGTTTCAGCTGATCGCCGGCCTAACGGGCACCAATGGCGCGCTGAACTTCAACGGGTTCGCCGATGGTGGCCTAACGATCGTGATCCCCGTCGGCTGGACGGTCGAGATGGACTTCTTCAATCACGACGGCATGCTTCCGCACTCCGCCATCGTGGTTGCCGCCAAGCTTCCGATGCAGGCAGCACCGTCCGATCCAGCCATACCTCGGGCGTTCACGGTGAAGATGAGTGAGGGACTACCGCCGCTCGGGAAAGACACCATGCGCTTCACCGCTGCCCCAGCCGGCGACTACTTCATCGTGTGCGGCGTGCCGGGCCACGCGGCGGCTGGCATGTGGATCCGGCTGCAGATCAGCAGCACCGTGACGGCGCCGACGATGTCCGCCACACAGCCACCAAAGTGA
- a CDS encoding plastocyanin/azurin family copper-binding protein, which produces MTTRRAFMQTAGTLLAGLALPARWYASAPRSTVTEIAMRSDAAGSKVWFDPIGVLVEPGATIRWVVKENVHTTTAYHPKNDHHSLRIPQGAEPWNSGYLVNPGDHFEITLSVPGVYDYYCMPHEAAGMVGRIIVGKPLGPGAEPFDYWVGRPGTKDWRDVPSAARKAFPEIAEILAKHQVHTAEARG; this is translated from the coding sequence ATGACAACCAGACGCGCATTCATGCAGACCGCGGGGACGCTCCTCGCCGGTCTTGCGCTACCGGCCCGATGGTACGCGTCGGCCCCGCGGAGCACGGTAACAGAGATCGCGATGAGAAGCGACGCGGCGGGAAGCAAGGTCTGGTTCGATCCGATAGGCGTGCTTGTCGAGCCCGGGGCGACAATTCGCTGGGTGGTCAAGGAAAACGTGCACACGACCACCGCCTATCACCCCAAGAACGACCACCACTCGTTGCGCATCCCCCAAGGGGCCGAGCCATGGAACTCTGGATACCTCGTGAATCCGGGAGATCACTTCGAGATCACACTCAGCGTGCCCGGGGTCTACGACTACTACTGTATGCCGCATGAGGCGGCGGGGATGGTGGGGCGGATCATCGTTGGGAAGCCGTTAGGCCCCGGTGCCGAGCCGTTCGACTACTGGGTAGGTCGGCCCGGAACAAAAGATTGGCGCGATGTTCCGAGCGCCGCGCGCAAGGCGTTCCCGGAAATCGCGGAGATCCTCGCCAAACATCAAGTCCACACGGCCGAGGCGCGAGGGTGA
- a CDS encoding carboxymuconolactone decarboxylase family protein, translating to MAPSTAEHPTAVPLASKRESLYPEATREIAEQRSRLAPGPANAFRAFSQSVFAEGALPTKTKQLIAVAVAHVTQCPYCIRSHTRAALRQGASGEEIMEAIWVAAEMRAGGSYAHSALALDTIAHDAGPRTSHVAETSDVRETGNDASARITP from the coding sequence ATGGCTCCTTCGACTGCCGAACATCCGACGGCGGTCCCGTTAGCATCGAAGCGCGAGTCGCTCTATCCCGAAGCGACTCGAGAGATCGCTGAACAACGAAGCCGTCTTGCCCCCGGACCGGCGAATGCCTTTCGCGCATTCAGCCAGAGCGTGTTTGCCGAAGGAGCGCTTCCCACCAAAACGAAGCAATTGATCGCCGTTGCGGTCGCGCACGTGACGCAGTGTCCCTACTGCATCCGCAGTCATACTCGCGCCGCGCTCCGCCAGGGGGCGAGCGGTGAGGAGATCATGGAAGCGATCTGGGTTGCTGCGGAGATGCGCGCCGGCGGCTCCTATGCGCATTCGGCTCTGGCGCTGGACACAATTGCGCACGACGCGGGTCCGCGCACGAGCCATGTCGCGGAGACAAGCGACGTGCGGGAAACGGGTAATGACGCGTCCGCGCGGATCACACCATGA
- a CDS encoding glyceraldehyde 3-phosphate dehydrogenase NAD-binding domain-containing protein, producing the protein MSTRVAINGLGRIGRAILKLVIDEASLELVAVNDLVDAKNLAYLLRFDTAYGRYSKPVAVDEGDLVVAGHHVRKLTSRDPSDLPWKKLGVELVFECTGVLTRRQDLEKHIRAGAKMVLLSAPSKDQEVETIVHGANTPGGVPVIISCASCTTNCITPVVEVIGRRIGIEKAVMTTVHAYTASQSVVDGASKSFRRGRAAAANLVPTTTGAALATTRALPEYTGLFDGIAIRAPVLVGSIADITCVTSRKTTVGEVNAILTSEADTERYAGVLGVSHDPLVSSDIVGDPRASVVDLELTRVVGGDLVKVMSWYDNEWGYANQMLREAISATRSVGADTG; encoded by the coding sequence ATGAGCACCAGGGTTGCAATCAATGGCCTGGGGCGCATCGGTCGCGCCATTCTGAAACTCGTGATCGATGAGGCATCGCTCGAACTGGTTGCGGTGAACGACCTGGTCGACGCGAAGAACCTCGCGTACTTGCTTCGCTTCGACACCGCATACGGCCGGTACTCAAAGCCGGTGGCGGTCGACGAAGGCGACTTGGTCGTCGCCGGACATCACGTGCGCAAGCTGACGAGCCGCGATCCCTCAGACCTGCCATGGAAGAAATTGGGGGTCGAGCTCGTGTTCGAGTGCACCGGAGTGCTAACGCGGCGTCAAGATCTCGAGAAGCACATCCGCGCGGGGGCGAAGATGGTGCTCCTCTCGGCACCGTCCAAGGACCAAGAGGTCGAAACGATCGTCCACGGTGCGAACACCCCGGGCGGTGTGCCCGTGATCATCTCCTGCGCCAGCTGCACCACCAACTGCATCACGCCCGTTGTCGAGGTGATCGGCCGCCGCATTGGGATCGAGAAGGCGGTGATGACGACAGTCCATGCCTACACCGCCTCGCAGTCGGTCGTCGATGGGGCGAGCAAGAGCTTCCGCCGCGGTCGCGCCGCGGCCGCGAATCTCGTTCCGACCACCACCGGTGCCGCGTTAGCAACGACGCGCGCGCTGCCGGAGTACACGGGCTTGTTCGATGGCATTGCGATCCGGGCACCGGTTCTCGTCGGGTCGATCGCGGACATTACCTGCGTCACGTCGCGCAAGACGACCGTCGGTGAGGTGAACGCGATCCTAACGAGCGAGGCCGACACGGAGCGCTATGCCGGGGTGCTCGGCGTGTCGCATGACCCGCTGGTATCATCGGACATCGTTGGCGATCCTCGTGCATCGGTGGTCGACCTCGAGCTCACGCGCGTCGTCGGCGGGGATCTGGTCAAGGTGATGAGCTGGTACGACAACGAGTGGGGCTACGCGAATCAGATGCTGCGCGAGGCGATCTCGGCAACTAGAAGCGTGGGCGCTGACACCGGATGA
- a CDS encoding histidine kinase: MECLRWCAASYAALVPLTRALAPPAPRTVRTAAIANFLTEMLFLIGIALAIDAVELYRRMQQSQLAQSRLGRALAHARLEALTLQLQPHFLFNTLNAAVALIRHDARAAEDMLTDLSEMLHGTLGEPQPQQVSLERELDDVARYVRIMTYRFGPRLAADLDATPEARLGLVPRFILQPLVENAIEHGLARRAGAGGVKITARTDPRRLTVEVCDSCDGGPEGTTVSKHGRGIGLSNTRRRLEALYGDDFSFVVTPHGSGTSVVIDIPYHVA; this comes from the coding sequence ATGGAATGCTTGCGGTGGTGCGCGGCATCGTATGCGGCGCTGGTACCGCTGACGCGCGCGCTCGCGCCGCCCGCGCCGCGCACCGTTAGGACAGCGGCGATCGCGAATTTCCTCACCGAGATGCTGTTCCTCATCGGCATCGCGCTGGCCATCGACGCGGTGGAGCTGTACCGGCGCATGCAGCAGTCGCAACTCGCGCAGTCGCGCCTGGGACGCGCACTGGCGCACGCGCGGCTCGAAGCGCTGACGCTGCAACTGCAGCCGCATTTTCTCTTCAACACGTTGAACGCCGCCGTCGCGCTCATCCGGCACGATGCGCGCGCCGCCGAGGACATGCTCACCGACTTGAGCGAGATGCTGCATGGCACGTTAGGCGAGCCGCAGCCTCAGCAGGTATCGCTCGAGCGAGAGCTCGACGACGTCGCCCGCTATGTTCGCATCATGACATACCGCTTCGGCCCGCGGCTGGCCGCCGACCTCGATGCCACGCCCGAGGCCCGGCTTGGCCTCGTCCCCCGTTTCATCCTCCAGCCGTTGGTCGAAAACGCCATCGAGCACGGACTCGCACGCCGCGCGGGCGCGGGCGGCGTGAAGATCACGGCGCGCACAGATCCACGTCGCCTGACAGTGGAAGTTTGCGACTCCTGCGATGGCGGACCGGAAGGGACCACGGTGTCAAAGCACGGGCGCGGCATCGGCCTGTCGAACACCCGGCGCCGGCTCGAAGCGCTCTATGGCGATGATTTCTCGTTCGTCGTGACGCCGCACGGGTCGGGGACGAGCGTCGTGATCGACATACCCTATCACGTCGCCTGA
- a CDS encoding LytTR family DNA-binding domain-containing protein, with amino-acid sequence MDDEPLARGRIRDLLSERDDVTVIGESADGQAAVVDTAQLEPDILLLDVHMPAMDGFEVVDAISDIGNGSRAPIVIFVTAYDQYAVRAFDAMALDYLRKPVSRARLDAALDRAIAQLELRERAERASHSMFGGDGDVRDTTRALRHTSGADATHASRFAVRDKDVVRFVQPSEIDWIDAAENYVRLHAGGKAYLLRSPIGAFAARLDPRHFMRVHRSAIVNLDRVHRIEPFTRGEFVLVLTDGTRLRSSRAYGARLRQLVRDGVG; translated from the coding sequence GTGGATGACGAACCCCTGGCCCGCGGTCGCATTCGCGATCTATTGTCCGAGCGCGACGACGTCACGGTGATTGGTGAGTCGGCGGATGGACAGGCAGCCGTCGTGGACACGGCGCAACTCGAACCAGACATTCTCCTCCTCGACGTGCACATGCCCGCGATGGACGGATTCGAGGTTGTCGACGCCATCAGCGACATCGGGAATGGGTCGCGTGCGCCGATCGTGATTTTCGTGACGGCGTACGACCAGTACGCCGTGCGCGCGTTCGATGCGATGGCGCTCGACTACCTGCGCAAACCCGTGTCGCGCGCTCGACTCGATGCCGCCCTGGATCGCGCGATCGCGCAGCTCGAGCTGCGCGAGCGGGCTGAGCGCGCGAGCCATTCTATGTTCGGCGGCGATGGGGATGTGCGGGATACGACGCGAGCGCTTCGTCACACTTCTGGAGCGGATGCCACGCATGCATCGCGGTTTGCCGTGCGCGACAAGGACGTCGTGCGCTTCGTGCAGCCGTCCGAGATCGATTGGATCGACGCAGCCGAGAACTATGTGCGCCTGCACGCCGGAGGCAAAGCATATCTGCTGCGCAGCCCGATAGGAGCCTTCGCGGCCCGGCTCGATCCGCGACACTTCATGCGCGTGCACCGCTCGGCGATCGTCAATCTCGACCGCGTGCATCGCATCGAGCCCTTCACGCGCGGCGAGTTCGTGCTGGTCCTGACCGATGGCACACGGCTTCGCTCCAGCCGAGCGTACGGCGCGAGGTTGCGTCAGCTCGTGCGCGACGGCGTCGGCTGA
- the panE gene encoding 2-dehydropantoate 2-reductase yields the protein MRILVVGAGAVGGYFGGRLLEAGRDVTFLVRPHRAAELARTGLVIRSRLGNVRLGAPTVTADALATPYDLILLSCKAYDLDDAMASFAPAVGPDTAILPLLNGMRHLDALDARFGAAHILGGLCFISATRSPQGDIIHLNENHTLPFGERDGAHSSRIERISGAFAGAAFDARATNTIVQEMWEKWVFIAAGAGLTCLMRATVGDVVAAGGADVAVALLDECAAIAKHADVPVRPEAMERGRATFTAPGSTLAASMLRDMESGGRTEADHVIGALLRLAPDPARCPLLRLALLHLQSYEARRARERPAT from the coding sequence ATGCGCATTCTCGTGGTCGGCGCCGGCGCAGTCGGCGGATACTTCGGCGGCAGACTCCTCGAGGCCGGCCGCGACGTCACCTTCCTCGTCCGCCCGCACCGCGCCGCCGAGCTCGCGCGCACGGGCCTCGTGATCCGGAGCCGGTTAGGCAACGTCCGACTCGGTGCGCCCACCGTCACCGCCGACGCGCTCGCGACGCCGTATGATCTGATCCTCCTCAGCTGCAAAGCCTACGACCTGGACGACGCCATGGCCTCGTTCGCGCCCGCGGTCGGGCCCGACACCGCCATTCTCCCGTTGCTGAACGGCATGCGACACCTCGACGCCCTCGATGCACGCTTCGGAGCGGCGCACATCCTCGGCGGCCTGTGCTTCATTTCCGCGACGCGCAGCCCGCAGGGCGACATCATTCACCTCAACGAGAACCACACCCTCCCGTTCGGCGAGCGCGACGGCGCGCACTCATCGCGCATCGAGCGCATCTCCGGCGCCTTTGCCGGCGCCGCGTTCGACGCGCGCGCCACGAACACCATCGTACAGGAAATGTGGGAGAAGTGGGTCTTCATCGCCGCCGGCGCCGGCCTAACGTGCCTCATGCGCGCGACCGTGGGCGACGTCGTCGCCGCGGGCGGCGCGGACGTCGCGGTGGCGCTGCTCGATGAATGCGCGGCCATCGCGAAGCACGCGGACGTCCCGGTGCGGCCAGAGGCGATGGAGCGGGGCCGCGCGACGTTCACCGCGCCCGGGTCGACGCTCGCGGCATCGATGCTCCGCGACATGGAATCAGGCGGGCGCACCGAAGCCGACCACGTGATCGGGGCGCTCCTCCGGCTCGCACCAGATCCGGCCCGCTGTCCCCTGCTCCGACTCGCCCTCCTGCACCTCCAGAGCTACGAAGCCCGCCGCGCGCGCGAACGACCGGCCACCTGA
- a CDS encoding NAD(P)/FAD-dependent oxidoreductase, producing MPNATNSASTALGAPTRILILGGGFAGVIATRRLEKLLGRRRDVEVVLVSRDNFFLITPFLFEACSGTLELRHCSQPIRPFLRRATFIEATVGRIDLDRRIVSLTVPEGTAQDLSFDHLVLALGAKTNERLIPGSAQAFTFKTVADAIVLRNHLIERFERADVETDPERKRELLTVVLIGAGLVGTELTGELTAFVDEIVRWYQNVRRDEVHFHLIEAGPRILGEVDPALAAHAAKVLTKRGVDIRTHTPVKRIDQDRITMADEVIKASTIVLSAGIEPHPLVASLPVEKDRHGRIIVEASMRSAARPSLWGLGDCAAIPDPSGKPYPSLAQHAVREAKVVAHNIARALRGEPPRPFVYSQLGVMAALGHFQAIGRVMGIPLTGFPAWWTWRTYYLFQMPRWSRRARIMIDWTVALFFRPDIVKVDLAVESRQLERACAAGADAPVRVVSGEATRPRLTEHAEPASMAAAPASRPAP from the coding sequence ATGCCCAACGCTACCAACAGCGCGTCCACAGCCCTCGGCGCTCCGACTCGCATCCTCATCCTGGGCGGCGGGTTCGCCGGCGTCATCGCCACCCGGCGCCTCGAAAAGCTGCTCGGCAGGCGACGCGACGTGGAAGTCGTCCTCGTCAGCCGCGACAATTTCTTCCTCATCACGCCGTTCCTCTTCGAGGCGTGCTCGGGCACGCTCGAGCTGCGCCACTGCTCGCAGCCCATCCGGCCGTTCCTCCGGCGCGCGACATTCATCGAGGCCACGGTGGGCCGGATCGACCTCGACCGGCGCATCGTGTCGCTCACCGTGCCGGAAGGCACCGCGCAGGACCTCTCGTTCGACCACCTGGTGCTTGCGTTAGGCGCAAAGACCAACGAGCGGCTCATCCCCGGATCCGCGCAGGCGTTCACGTTCAAGACGGTCGCCGATGCGATCGTCCTCCGCAACCACCTGATCGAGCGGTTCGAGCGCGCCGATGTCGAAACCGACCCGGAGCGCAAACGCGAGCTCCTCACCGTCGTCCTGATCGGCGCGGGCCTCGTCGGCACGGAGCTCACCGGCGAGCTCACCGCGTTCGTCGATGAGATCGTCCGCTGGTACCAGAATGTACGCCGCGACGAGGTGCACTTTCACCTCATCGAGGCCGGCCCGCGCATCCTCGGCGAAGTGGACCCGGCGCTGGCGGCGCACGCGGCCAAAGTCTTGACGAAACGCGGCGTCGACATCCGAACGCACACCCCGGTCAAGCGCATCGACCAGGACCGCATCACGATGGCCGACGAGGTGATCAAGGCCAGCACCATCGTGCTCTCGGCGGGCATCGAGCCGCATCCGCTCGTCGCATCGCTTCCGGTGGAGAAGGACCGGCACGGCCGCATCATCGTCGAAGCGTCCATGCGCAGCGCGGCCCGCCCGTCGCTCTGGGGACTGGGCGACTGCGCCGCGATACCGGACCCGAGCGGCAAACCGTATCCGTCGCTCGCCCAACACGCGGTGCGCGAGGCCAAGGTCGTGGCGCACAACATTGCGCGGGCGCTCCGCGGCGAGCCGCCGCGCCCCTTCGTGTACTCGCAGTTGGGCGTGATGGCCGCGCTCGGTCACTTTCAGGCAATCGGCCGCGTCATGGGCATCCCGCTCACCGGATTCCCCGCGTGGTGGACCTGGCGCACGTACTACCTTTTCCAGATGCCGCGGTGGTCGCGCCGGGCTCGCATCATGATCGACTGGACGGTGGCGCTGTTCTTCCGTCCGGACATCGTGAAGGTGGACCTGGCGGTCGAGTCGAGGCAGTTGGAGCGGGCGTGCGCGGCAGGCGCAGACGCGCCGGTGCGGGTGGTGTCGGGCGAGGCGACTCGTCCGCGCCTAACAGAGCACGCCGAGCCGGCGTCGATGGCGGCGGCGCCGGCCAGCCGGCCCGCACCGTGA
- a CDS encoding short chain dehydrogenase, protein MKVLLIGSHGTIGKAVAATLTPTHVVIGVNHRTSDLTVDLADSTSIRSLFEHVGMVDAVICAAGAARFRPLGELTEEDFVFGNQNKLMGQVNVARLAQGWLAERGSITLTSGVLAREPMPGSASVSLINAGIEGFVRAAALELRSGLRINAVSPPWVTETVQAMGMSIADTLPASTVAKAYRDSVQGTMTGQILDARRYA, encoded by the coding sequence ATGAAGGTGTTACTCATCGGCAGCCATGGCACCATCGGCAAAGCGGTGGCGGCCACCCTCACGCCGACGCACGTGGTGATCGGCGTCAATCATCGGACCAGCGATCTCACGGTCGACCTGGCCGATTCGACGTCGATCCGATCGCTCTTCGAGCACGTCGGCATGGTGGACGCGGTGATCTGCGCCGCCGGCGCGGCGCGGTTCCGTCCGTTAGGCGAGCTCACCGAAGAGGACTTCGTCTTCGGCAACCAAAACAAGTTGATGGGCCAGGTGAACGTCGCACGCCTCGCGCAGGGGTGGCTCGCCGAGCGCGGCTCGATCACGCTCACGAGCGGCGTGCTGGCGCGCGAGCCCATGCCGGGCAGCGCGTCTGTAAGTCTGATCAACGCCGGCATCGAAGGGTTCGTGCGCGCCGCAGCCCTCGAGCTGCGCTCGGGACTGCGCATCAACGCCGTGAGCCCTCCGTGGGTCACCGAAACGGTGCAGGCGATGGGCATGTCGATCGCCGACACGCTGCCCGCGTCGACCGTCGCCAAGGCATACCGGGACAGCGTGCAGGGCACGATGACCGGCCAGATCCTCGACGCCCGGCGCTACGCCTAA